One region of Lysobacter silvisoli genomic DNA includes:
- a CDS encoding DUF58 domain-containing protein, giving the protein MSAVAPTAPAAPAQPARSLPRPSPALLAVLVLWGLFGLVASLGWATPQQWWIAGAALFALALLDAWRVTLRTTPSVQRRMAETWPIGLEREVSLTLESDARSQALDVFDLHPGNWAMHGLPRRLTLRRGESGRIDYRLRATERGDFSFEGVQLRLHSPWRLWWHSRVAGAAQPVRVFPNFAPLAKFAMFSAEQASRLVGAHLKRRRGEGTDFHQMREYRVGDSLRQIDWKATARARRLISREYQDERNQQLVMMLDTGRRLLARDGDLSHFDRVLDAALVVAYLALRQGDAVGLLASGGASAWVPPRRGVGAIDSLLRASYALQPQPVATDFVAAATELSLRQRRRSLVMLVTNLRDEDMDDLLAAVQMLRKRHLVCVASLREDSLDAALSAEVHDLRGAVRAGATAQYLEQRSAAHDALRNHGVMVLDVSCDQLAASLVEKYLAVKRDGLL; this is encoded by the coding sequence GTCGCGCCAACGGCTCCCGCCGCGCCGGCCCAGCCCGCGCGCAGCCTGCCGCGCCCGTCGCCGGCGCTGCTCGCGGTGCTGGTGCTGTGGGGCCTGTTCGGGCTGGTCGCCAGCCTGGGCTGGGCCACGCCGCAGCAATGGTGGATCGCCGGCGCCGCGTTGTTCGCGCTGGCCCTGCTCGATGCCTGGCGGGTGACCCTGCGCACCACGCCGTCGGTGCAGCGGCGCATGGCCGAGACCTGGCCGATCGGCCTGGAGCGCGAGGTGTCGCTGACCCTGGAGTCCGACGCGCGCAGCCAGGCCCTGGACGTGTTCGACCTGCATCCGGGTAACTGGGCCATGCACGGTCTGCCGCGCCGCTTGACCCTGCGCCGCGGCGAAAGCGGCCGCATCGATTACCGCCTGCGCGCGACCGAGCGCGGCGATTTCAGCTTCGAAGGCGTGCAGCTGCGCCTGCATTCGCCCTGGCGGCTGTGGTGGCATTCGCGCGTGGCCGGCGCGGCGCAGCCGGTGCGCGTGTTTCCCAACTTCGCGCCGCTGGCCAAGTTCGCGATGTTCAGCGCCGAACAGGCCTCGCGCCTGGTTGGCGCGCACCTCAAGCGCCGCCGCGGCGAAGGCACCGACTTCCACCAGATGCGCGAGTACCGTGTCGGCGACAGCCTGCGCCAGATCGACTGGAAGGCCACCGCGCGCGCGCGCCGCCTGATCTCGCGTGAGTACCAGGACGAGCGCAACCAGCAACTGGTGATGATGCTCGACACCGGCCGCCGCCTGCTCGCGCGCGACGGCGATCTCTCGCACTTCGACCGCGTGCTCGACGCGGCGCTGGTGGTGGCCTACCTGGCGCTGCGCCAGGGCGACGCCGTCGGCCTGCTCGCCAGCGGCGGCGCCAGCGCCTGGGTGCCGCCGCGCCGCGGCGTCGGCGCCATCGACAGCTTGTTGCGCGCCAGCTACGCGCTGCAGCCGCAGCCGGTGGCCACCGACTTCGTCGCCGCCGCCACCGAACTAAGCCTGCGGCAGCGCCGCCGCTCGCTGGTGATGCTGGTGACCAACCTGCGCGACGAGGACATGGACGACCTGCTGGCCGCGGTGCAGATGCTGCGCAAGCGCCATCTGGTTTGCGTGGCCTCGCTGCGCGAGGACTCGCTGGACGCCGCGCTCTCGGCCGAAGTCCACGACCTGCGCGGCGCCGTCCGCGCCGGCGCCACCGCGCAATACCTGGAACAGCGCAGCGCCGCCCACGACGCCCTGCGCAACCACGGCGTGATGGTGCTGGACGTATCTTGCGACCAGCTGGCCGCGTCGCTGGTGGAGAAGTATCTGGCGGTGAAGCGCGACGGCTTGCTCTGA